From a region of the Cololabis saira isolate AMF1-May2022 chromosome 8, fColSai1.1, whole genome shotgun sequence genome:
- the atf7b gene encoding cyclic AMP-dependent transcription factor ATF-7b isoform X3 has product MGDDRPFVCTALGCGQVRFRFTNEDHLSVHKHKHEMTLKFGPARTDSVIIADQTPTPTRFLKNCEEVGLFNELASSFEQEFCKAQDEEQRPKHSAASLQTPSEVKDEDDSPLQVDSSPPGSPDSSSSFSESSRDSRETLAKPLASSAPTSTIVRPGSLPLHSSHDPLHPTLPSPTSVITQAPPSNRQLGSPTSAYPLMRHLPNGQTVPLLPSPVQMTSVISLARPVNTVPNIPGIPGPPVGGASSASSSPSGYSLHSETKMRLKAALSNQGPVVQDGASSGSAVPHRQEHSQLSQSSDTPSPAQPQPTGGRRRRAAEMDPDERRQRFLERNRAAASRCRQKRKVWVNSLEKKADDLANMNVSLTNEVSLLRNEVAQLKQLLLAHKDCPVTVMQKKAAFFAAGGEEASRDTSTESIGSPAAVIQHGPSPAASASSPGTTINGLSVRAAEAVAMSVLAGMGSGQPGGVVMATQSQVAPR; this is encoded by the exons ATGGGTGATGATCGACCCTTTGTCTGCACTGCCCTTGGATGTGGGCAGGTAAGATTT AGATTCACAAATGAAGACCACCTGTCAGTCCACAAACACAAGCATGAAATGACATTGAAATTTGGTCCTGCCAGAACAGACTCTGTTATTATCGCAG atcaGACGCCCACCCCCACACGCTTCCTAAAGAATTGCGAGGAGGTTGGTCTGTTCAATGAGCTGGCCAGCTCCTTTGAGCAGGAGTTTTGCAAAGCACAGGATGAAGAGCAAAGGCCAAAACACTCT GCCGCATCATTACAAACACCGTCTGAAGTAAAAGATGAAGATGATAGTCCTTTACAAGTCGATTCCTCCCCTCCTGGGAGTCCTGATTCCTCGTCTAGCTTTTCTGAGAGCAGCAGAGACTCAAGG GAGACTCTCGCAAAGCCTTTGGCAAGCTCTGCTCCTACTTCTACCATTGTGCGTCCAGGTTCTCTTCCCCTTCACTCAAGCCATGACCCATTACACCCGACCCTGCCTTCTCCAACTTCTGTGATCACGCAAGCTCCACCTTCCAACAGACAGCTCGG CTCCCCCACAAGTGCTTATCCATTGATGAGGCATCTTCCTAATGGGCAGACGGTCCCTCTTTTGCCCAGTCCTGTGCAGATGACCTCAGTAATATCT CTTGCAAGGCCAGTGAACACGGTGCCTAATATCCCTGGAATCCCAGGACCCCCTGTTGGAGGGGCCAGCAGTGCATCATCCTCCCCATCTGGATACAGCCTTCACTCCGAGACCAAGATG CGTCTCAAAGCAGCTCTATCTAATCAAGGTCCAGTGGTACAAGATGGAGCGAGTAGTGGATCAGCTGTACCCCACCGGCAGGAACACAGCCAGCTCTCTCAAAGCTCTGATACACCATCACCCGCCCAACCACAG CCAACAGGGGGCCGCCGCCGCCGTGCAGCAGAGATGGACCCTGATGAGAGGAGGCAACGTTTTCTGGAAAGAAACCGGGCAGCTGCCTCCCGCTGCAGACAAAAACGAAAGGTTTGGGTAAACTCTTTGGAGAAAAAGGCAGACGATCTCGCCAACATGAATGTCTCCTTAACG AATGAAGTGTCCCTACTGAGGAATGAGGtggcacagttgaagcagcttcTTCTAGCTCACAAAGACTGCCCTGTTACTGTCATGCAGAAGAAGGCAGCATTCTTCG CTGCAGGTGGAGAGGAAGCCTCTAGAGATACTTCTACTGAATCCATCGGTTCCCCAGCGGCAGTTATTCAGCACGGGCCGTCACCCGCCGCCTCAGCTTCAAGCCCGGGGACCACCATCAACGGGTTGAGTGTGCGCGCTGCCGAGGCAGTAGCCATGTCGGTCTTGGCCGGCATGGGTTCGGGCCAACCTGGAGGGGTTGTCATGGCAACGCAGTCACAGGTAGCCCCAAGATGA
- the atf7b gene encoding cyclic AMP-dependent transcription factor ATF-7b isoform X4: protein MGDDRPFVCTALGCGQVRFRFTNEDHLSVHKHKHEMTLKFGPARTDSVIIADQTPTPTRFLKNCEEVGLFNELASSFEQEFCKAQDEEQRPKHSAASLQTPSEVKDEDDSPLQVDSSPPGSPDSSSSFSESSRDSRETLAKPLASSAPTSTIVRPGSLPLHSSHDPLHPTLPSPTSVITQAPPSNRQLGSPTSAYPLMRHLPNGQTVPLLPSPVQMTSVISLARPVNTVPNIPGIPGPPVGGASSASSSPSGYSLHSETKMRLKAALSNQGPVVQDGASSGSAVPHRQEHSQLSQSSDTPSPAQPQVSPAQPTGGRRRRAAEMDPDERRQRFLERNRAAASRCRQKRKVWVNSLEKKADDLANMNVSLTNEVSLLRNEVAQLKQLLLAHKDCPVTVMQKKAAFFG from the exons ATGGGTGATGATCGACCCTTTGTCTGCACTGCCCTTGGATGTGGGCAGGTAAGATTT AGATTCACAAATGAAGACCACCTGTCAGTCCACAAACACAAGCATGAAATGACATTGAAATTTGGTCCTGCCAGAACAGACTCTGTTATTATCGCAG atcaGACGCCCACCCCCACACGCTTCCTAAAGAATTGCGAGGAGGTTGGTCTGTTCAATGAGCTGGCCAGCTCCTTTGAGCAGGAGTTTTGCAAAGCACAGGATGAAGAGCAAAGGCCAAAACACTCT GCCGCATCATTACAAACACCGTCTGAAGTAAAAGATGAAGATGATAGTCCTTTACAAGTCGATTCCTCCCCTCCTGGGAGTCCTGATTCCTCGTCTAGCTTTTCTGAGAGCAGCAGAGACTCAAGG GAGACTCTCGCAAAGCCTTTGGCAAGCTCTGCTCCTACTTCTACCATTGTGCGTCCAGGTTCTCTTCCCCTTCACTCAAGCCATGACCCATTACACCCGACCCTGCCTTCTCCAACTTCTGTGATCACGCAAGCTCCACCTTCCAACAGACAGCTCGG CTCCCCCACAAGTGCTTATCCATTGATGAGGCATCTTCCTAATGGGCAGACGGTCCCTCTTTTGCCCAGTCCTGTGCAGATGACCTCAGTAATATCT CTTGCAAGGCCAGTGAACACGGTGCCTAATATCCCTGGAATCCCAGGACCCCCTGTTGGAGGGGCCAGCAGTGCATCATCCTCCCCATCTGGATACAGCCTTCACTCCGAGACCAAGATG CGTCTCAAAGCAGCTCTATCTAATCAAGGTCCAGTGGTACAAGATGGAGCGAGTAGTGGATCAGCTGTACCCCACCGGCAGGAACACAGCCAGCTCTCTCAAAGCTCTGATACACCATCACCCGCCCAACCACAG GTGTCCCCTGCTCAGCCAACAGGGGGCCGCCGCCGCCGTGCAGCAGAGATGGACCCTGATGAGAGGAGGCAACGTTTTCTGGAAAGAAACCGGGCAGCTGCCTCCCGCTGCAGACAAAAACGAAAGGTTTGGGTAAACTCTTTGGAGAAAAAGGCAGACGATCTCGCCAACATGAATGTCTCCTTAACG AATGAAGTGTCCCTACTGAGGAATGAGGtggcacagttgaagcagcttcTTCTAGCTCACAAAGACTGCCCTGTTACTGTCATGCAGAAGAAGGCAGCATTCTTCG GGTGA
- the atf7b gene encoding cyclic AMP-dependent transcription factor ATF-7b isoform X2: MGDDRPFVCTALGCGQRFTNEDHLSVHKHKHEMTLKFGPARTDSVIIADQTPTPTRFLKNCEEVGLFNELASSFEQEFCKAQDEEQRPKHSAASLQTPSEVKDEDDSPLQVDSSPPGSPDSSSSFSESSRDSRETLAKPLASSAPTSTIVRPGSLPLHSSHDPLHPTLPSPTSVITQAPPSNRQLGSPTSAYPLMRHLPNGQTVPLLPSPVQMTSVISLARPVNTVPNIPGIPGPPVGGASSASSSPSGYSLHSETKMRLKAALSNQGPVVQDGASSGSAVPHRQEHSQLSQSSDTPSPAQPQVSPAQPTGGRRRRAAEMDPDERRQRFLERNRAAASRCRQKRKVWVNSLEKKADDLANMNVSLTNEVSLLRNEVAQLKQLLLAHKDCPVTVMQKKAAFFAAGGEEASRDTSTESIGSPAAVIQHGPSPAASASSPGTTINGLSVRAAEAVAMSVLAGMGSGQPGGVVMATQSQVAPR, from the exons ATGGGTGATGATCGACCCTTTGTCTGCACTGCCCTTGGATGTGGGCAG AGATTCACAAATGAAGACCACCTGTCAGTCCACAAACACAAGCATGAAATGACATTGAAATTTGGTCCTGCCAGAACAGACTCTGTTATTATCGCAG atcaGACGCCCACCCCCACACGCTTCCTAAAGAATTGCGAGGAGGTTGGTCTGTTCAATGAGCTGGCCAGCTCCTTTGAGCAGGAGTTTTGCAAAGCACAGGATGAAGAGCAAAGGCCAAAACACTCT GCCGCATCATTACAAACACCGTCTGAAGTAAAAGATGAAGATGATAGTCCTTTACAAGTCGATTCCTCCCCTCCTGGGAGTCCTGATTCCTCGTCTAGCTTTTCTGAGAGCAGCAGAGACTCAAGG GAGACTCTCGCAAAGCCTTTGGCAAGCTCTGCTCCTACTTCTACCATTGTGCGTCCAGGTTCTCTTCCCCTTCACTCAAGCCATGACCCATTACACCCGACCCTGCCTTCTCCAACTTCTGTGATCACGCAAGCTCCACCTTCCAACAGACAGCTCGG CTCCCCCACAAGTGCTTATCCATTGATGAGGCATCTTCCTAATGGGCAGACGGTCCCTCTTTTGCCCAGTCCTGTGCAGATGACCTCAGTAATATCT CTTGCAAGGCCAGTGAACACGGTGCCTAATATCCCTGGAATCCCAGGACCCCCTGTTGGAGGGGCCAGCAGTGCATCATCCTCCCCATCTGGATACAGCCTTCACTCCGAGACCAAGATG CGTCTCAAAGCAGCTCTATCTAATCAAGGTCCAGTGGTACAAGATGGAGCGAGTAGTGGATCAGCTGTACCCCACCGGCAGGAACACAGCCAGCTCTCTCAAAGCTCTGATACACCATCACCCGCCCAACCACAG GTGTCCCCTGCTCAGCCAACAGGGGGCCGCCGCCGCCGTGCAGCAGAGATGGACCCTGATGAGAGGAGGCAACGTTTTCTGGAAAGAAACCGGGCAGCTGCCTCCCGCTGCAGACAAAAACGAAAGGTTTGGGTAAACTCTTTGGAGAAAAAGGCAGACGATCTCGCCAACATGAATGTCTCCTTAACG AATGAAGTGTCCCTACTGAGGAATGAGGtggcacagttgaagcagcttcTTCTAGCTCACAAAGACTGCCCTGTTACTGTCATGCAGAAGAAGGCAGCATTCTTCG CTGCAGGTGGAGAGGAAGCCTCTAGAGATACTTCTACTGAATCCATCGGTTCCCCAGCGGCAGTTATTCAGCACGGGCCGTCACCCGCCGCCTCAGCTTCAAGCCCGGGGACCACCATCAACGGGTTGAGTGTGCGCGCTGCCGAGGCAGTAGCCATGTCGGTCTTGGCCGGCATGGGTTCGGGCCAACCTGGAGGGGTTGTCATGGCAACGCAGTCACAGGTAGCCCCAAGATGA
- the atf7b gene encoding cyclic AMP-dependent transcription factor ATF-7b isoform X1, translating to MGDDRPFVCTALGCGQVRFRFTNEDHLSVHKHKHEMTLKFGPARTDSVIIADQTPTPTRFLKNCEEVGLFNELASSFEQEFCKAQDEEQRPKHSAASLQTPSEVKDEDDSPLQVDSSPPGSPDSSSSFSESSRDSRETLAKPLASSAPTSTIVRPGSLPLHSSHDPLHPTLPSPTSVITQAPPSNRQLGSPTSAYPLMRHLPNGQTVPLLPSPVQMTSVISLARPVNTVPNIPGIPGPPVGGASSASSSPSGYSLHSETKMRLKAALSNQGPVVQDGASSGSAVPHRQEHSQLSQSSDTPSPAQPQVSPAQPTGGRRRRAAEMDPDERRQRFLERNRAAASRCRQKRKVWVNSLEKKADDLANMNVSLTNEVSLLRNEVAQLKQLLLAHKDCPVTVMQKKAAFFAAGGEEASRDTSTESIGSPAAVIQHGPSPAASASSPGTTINGLSVRAAEAVAMSVLAGMGSGQPGGVVMATQSQVAPR from the exons ATGGGTGATGATCGACCCTTTGTCTGCACTGCCCTTGGATGTGGGCAGGTAAGATTT AGATTCACAAATGAAGACCACCTGTCAGTCCACAAACACAAGCATGAAATGACATTGAAATTTGGTCCTGCCAGAACAGACTCTGTTATTATCGCAG atcaGACGCCCACCCCCACACGCTTCCTAAAGAATTGCGAGGAGGTTGGTCTGTTCAATGAGCTGGCCAGCTCCTTTGAGCAGGAGTTTTGCAAAGCACAGGATGAAGAGCAAAGGCCAAAACACTCT GCCGCATCATTACAAACACCGTCTGAAGTAAAAGATGAAGATGATAGTCCTTTACAAGTCGATTCCTCCCCTCCTGGGAGTCCTGATTCCTCGTCTAGCTTTTCTGAGAGCAGCAGAGACTCAAGG GAGACTCTCGCAAAGCCTTTGGCAAGCTCTGCTCCTACTTCTACCATTGTGCGTCCAGGTTCTCTTCCCCTTCACTCAAGCCATGACCCATTACACCCGACCCTGCCTTCTCCAACTTCTGTGATCACGCAAGCTCCACCTTCCAACAGACAGCTCGG CTCCCCCACAAGTGCTTATCCATTGATGAGGCATCTTCCTAATGGGCAGACGGTCCCTCTTTTGCCCAGTCCTGTGCAGATGACCTCAGTAATATCT CTTGCAAGGCCAGTGAACACGGTGCCTAATATCCCTGGAATCCCAGGACCCCCTGTTGGAGGGGCCAGCAGTGCATCATCCTCCCCATCTGGATACAGCCTTCACTCCGAGACCAAGATG CGTCTCAAAGCAGCTCTATCTAATCAAGGTCCAGTGGTACAAGATGGAGCGAGTAGTGGATCAGCTGTACCCCACCGGCAGGAACACAGCCAGCTCTCTCAAAGCTCTGATACACCATCACCCGCCCAACCACAG GTGTCCCCTGCTCAGCCAACAGGGGGCCGCCGCCGCCGTGCAGCAGAGATGGACCCTGATGAGAGGAGGCAACGTTTTCTGGAAAGAAACCGGGCAGCTGCCTCCCGCTGCAGACAAAAACGAAAGGTTTGGGTAAACTCTTTGGAGAAAAAGGCAGACGATCTCGCCAACATGAATGTCTCCTTAACG AATGAAGTGTCCCTACTGAGGAATGAGGtggcacagttgaagcagcttcTTCTAGCTCACAAAGACTGCCCTGTTACTGTCATGCAGAAGAAGGCAGCATTCTTCG CTGCAGGTGGAGAGGAAGCCTCTAGAGATACTTCTACTGAATCCATCGGTTCCCCAGCGGCAGTTATTCAGCACGGGCCGTCACCCGCCGCCTCAGCTTCAAGCCCGGGGACCACCATCAACGGGTTGAGTGTGCGCGCTGCCGAGGCAGTAGCCATGTCGGTCTTGGCCGGCATGGGTTCGGGCCAACCTGGAGGGGTTGTCATGGCAACGCAGTCACAGGTAGCCCCAAGATGA